One Candidatus Sulfurimonas baltica DNA segment encodes these proteins:
- a CDS encoding M14 family zinc carboxypeptidase → MRQQYSSYGECVEFFERAQKSNPNLFRVESIGKTWENRDIIAVSITKDIDTHLDKPALFYTGTIHAREWVGIELSLHLAKYILEHIDYDPQLNNILNRATLYMVPCANPDGFEYSRNHFSFWRKNRRKNADGSFGVDLNRNFSVGFTTNNETTSNVYSGPSAFSEPETVAIRDFVLSHKNITIALDYHSQGNVFFPAHNFIHEDAVDAVDLNLLAGNMAEEIRKESGREYGIHMGKPPVHLISGSAREFYYSQGALSLVAEVGTRNISDYIEHMSENLDENIPALIFALSEVNNYNKNNAVPRVENFVAVDVSSREVELSWDYISDETIYFEIYRSNKIKGFTQASNRIGMTKLKTYVDKNLRFSTNYYYYIRAVCKDRNVKSAYGQILGVRTKPAYNMFSKILYPLAESIGYVGEKTKKNAEHFGNNSLFVGISEGKGECFGICGFSLKTVPQNAIMTSASISFYPMNRVSVQVESYGEWRVSQIDERTLGSISSFEDVKNVSALSYIDRPVGSAQLSQGVWKTYNFAKQELDILQESLRREEAYFKMQGPSSLPLDRASQLMQWDIGYGKFSGGLSYRPKLDISYTISETKTELRSSYEYTAYKDKLVENKLVVGFDKAGNKKYACFEFDLSQLPEMDNTVISTSYIELDVQTVNSDNSLRFHIEMITPYEGEKSYDKIKYRKIIERIGYDVSVSDIKKESKQRFVFDTHAINEMVEKAKATRINSKAVFIISASTQKLFSKAQNVDWCDKKREKRPSLIINYIKKRRVAPAKVDNLRYSIENNMIKLDWDTPKDDGYKGAIVVKNPFKIPCSPYDGQKLYGGLDSYTYDNFGDTKIHKYYAVFSYDDVPNFSEPAYIEINREK, encoded by the coding sequence TTGAGACAACAGTATAGTTCGTATGGCGAATGCGTAGAGTTTTTTGAGCGGGCTCAAAAAAGTAATCCAAACCTTTTCAGAGTAGAGTCAATAGGCAAAACTTGGGAAAACAGGGATATTATAGCTGTAAGCATTACCAAAGACATAGATACTCACTTAGACAAACCAGCACTTTTTTATACAGGTACAATTCATGCAAGGGAGTGGGTCGGAATAGAGCTCTCTCTGCACCTTGCAAAATATATATTAGAGCATATAGATTATGATCCTCAGCTTAATAATATTTTAAACAGAGCAACTTTGTATATGGTTCCATGTGCAAATCCAGATGGATTTGAATATTCTAGAAACCATTTCTCTTTTTGGAGAAAAAACAGAAGAAAAAATGCAGATGGAAGTTTTGGTGTTGATTTAAACAGAAACTTCAGTGTAGGTTTTACTACAAATAATGAAACAACATCAAATGTATACTCCGGGCCAAGTGCTTTTAGTGAGCCAGAAACTGTAGCAATTAGGGATTTTGTTCTCTCTCATAAAAATATAACAATTGCGTTGGATTACCATTCACAAGGAAATGTTTTCTTCCCTGCTCATAACTTTATACATGAAGATGCGGTCGATGCGGTCGATTTAAATCTGCTTGCTGGTAATATGGCCGAAGAGATTAGAAAAGAGTCTGGTCGTGAATATGGCATTCATATGGGGAAACCGCCAGTACATCTTATATCAGGAAGCGCAAGAGAGTTTTACTACTCCCAAGGTGCTCTCTCTTTAGTTGCTGAAGTTGGAACTAGAAATATTAGTGACTATATAGAGCACATGAGTGAAAATCTTGATGAAAATATTCCAGCATTAATATTTGCACTCTCTGAGGTTAATAACTATAATAAAAACAATGCAGTCCCAAGAGTAGAGAACTTTGTAGCAGTTGATGTTAGTTCAAGGGAAGTTGAACTATCCTGGGATTACATCAGTGATGAAACTATTTATTTTGAAATATATCGCTCAAATAAGATAAAAGGTTTTACTCAAGCTTCAAATAGAATAGGGATGACAAAGCTAAAGACATATGTTGACAAAAATTTAAGATTTTCAACAAACTATTACTATTATATTCGAGCGGTATGTAAAGACAGAAATGTAAAGTCAGCATATGGACAGATTTTAGGGGTAAGAACCAAACCAGCGTATAACATGTTTTCTAAAATTCTTTATCCGTTGGCCGAAAGTATAGGTTACGTCGGCGAAAAGACAAAGAAAAATGCAGAACACTTTGGAAATAATTCCTTATTTGTTGGAATAAGCGAAGGCAAAGGGGAATGCTTTGGTATTTGTGGATTCTCTTTAAAAACGGTACCACAAAACGCAATTATGACAAGTGCTTCTATCTCATTTTACCCTATGAATAGAGTTTCAGTTCAAGTTGAGAGTTATGGGGAGTGGCGAGTTTCACAAATAGATGAGAGAACACTTGGCAGTATAAGTAGTTTCGAAGATGTTAAAAATGTAAGTGCTCTAAGCTATATAGATAGACCAGTAGGCTCAGCACAGCTATCTCAAGGTGTATGGAAAACATATAATTTTGCAAAACAAGAATTAGACATACTACAGGAGTCATTAAGAAGAGAAGAAGCGTACTTTAAAATGCAAGGCCCATCTTCGCTTCCGCTAGACCGAGCATCACAGTTGATGCAATGGGATATAGGATATGGAAAATTTAGCGGAGGACTTTCATATAGGCCTAAACTTGATATATCATATACAATAAGTGAAACTAAGACAGAACTTAGATCATCATATGAGTATACTGCCTACAAAGATAAATTAGTTGAAAACAAATTGGTAGTAGGTTTTGACAAAGCTGGTAATAAAAAATATGCTTGTTTTGAGTTTGATCTTTCTCAATTGCCAGAGATGGATAATACTGTTATTTCAACTTCTTATATAGAATTGGATGTTCAAACAGTAAACTCAGATAACAGTCTCCGTTTTCATATAGAGATGATTACTCCATATGAAGGTGAAAAAAGTTATGACAAGATTAAATATAGAAAGATAATTGAAAGGATAGGATATGATGTTAGCGTAAGTGATATAAAAAAAGAATCTAAGCAGAGGTTCGTTTTTGATACTCATGCTATAAATGAAATGGTAGAGAAAGCTAAAGCGACAAGAATAAATTCAAAAGCCGTTTTCATTATTTCAGCTTCAACTCAAAAACTGTTTTCAAAAGCACAAAATGTAGATTGGTGCGATAAAAAAAGAGAGAAACGCCCCTCTTTAATAATAAATTATATTAAAAAACGAAGAGTTGCACCAGCTAAAGTTGATAATTTAAGATACTCAATAGAAAATAATATGATAAAGTTAGATTGGGATACGCCAAAGGATGATGGGTATAAAGGTGCAATAGTTGTTAAAAATCCTTTTAAAATTCCATGTTCACCATATGATGGGCAAAAACTTTATGGTGGATTAGACAGTTACACATACGATAATTTTGGAGATACAAAAATACATAAGTATTATGCAGTTTTTTCATATGATGATGTTCCAAACTTTTCAGAGCCTGCATATATAGAAATTAATAGAGAAAAGTAG
- a CDS encoding ATP-grasp domain-containing protein: MVKKQKLPKLGFLYLDYVLRFFDYSNFRGWPDKIEEVTYHWKNDKTRFINEVKRKKIDVLVGNIPATAYETFKEIAAALPHVRFIPSIETQFSNKSKENVTLFCEKYNIAAPKTIITYDDKKADKHFKNCSYPQIVKRSYGASNYGGYFVHKVDNYREAKALFAEKKYKPVYSQNAIPLKDSGDIRVMLIGHKPVCAFWRYSGAGQWITNTSQGGNMSYDNVPMNALELAVKASKAAKAEYWACDIGIDENTNKAYIIECATAFAAFPYIRDWIGQYIMWDLSGGKFRLPHVPLFSWEELGKMDPSVLRTLRHLYFAKYEPSADGAYWLADKGNFDMQLTDEAKASDVPESIKPPLKEEELPTFLKEDDVATLSKIGEERLYNVVDISLTELMTLEGMEEDVAVNIKELVEEKKITTFEKLADYFISSKEQIQQWSKFFLK, from the coding sequence ATGGTAAAAAAACAGAAGCTTCCAAAATTAGGATTTTTATACTTAGATTATGTACTGAGATTTTTTGATTACAGCAACTTTAGAGGTTGGCCAGACAAGATTGAAGAAGTGACATACCATTGGAAAAATGATAAAACAAGATTTATCAATGAAGTAAAACGCAAGAAAATTGATGTTTTAGTTGGAAATATTCCAGCGACAGCTTATGAGACTTTCAAAGAAATCGCAGCGGCACTTCCACATGTAAGATTTATACCATCTATTGAAACACAGTTTTCAAACAAATCTAAAGAGAATGTAACGCTGTTTTGTGAAAAATATAATATTGCTGCTCCAAAAACAATAATTACATATGATGATAAAAAAGCTGACAAACATTTTAAAAACTGCTCTTATCCTCAAATTGTAAAAAGAAGTTACGGGGCATCTAACTATGGTGGATATTTTGTTCACAAAGTAGATAATTATAGAGAGGCAAAAGCATTGTTTGCCGAAAAAAAATATAAACCAGTATATTCACAAAATGCAATTCCTCTTAAGGATAGTGGAGATATCCGTGTTATGTTAATTGGGCATAAACCAGTTTGTGCATTTTGGAGATATTCGGGTGCCGGTCAGTGGATAACTAATACTTCTCAAGGAGGAAACATGTCTTATGATAATGTCCCTATGAACGCACTTGAACTTGCAGTAAAAGCTTCTAAAGCGGCAAAAGCAGAGTATTGGGCTTGTGACATTGGTATTGATGAAAATACGAACAAAGCTTATATTATTGAGTGTGCAACAGCATTCGCAGCATTTCCATATATAAGGGATTGGATTGGTCAGTATATAATGTGGGATTTAAGTGGCGGTAAATTTAGACTTCCACATGTACCTTTATTCTCTTGGGAAGAGCTTGGAAAAATGGACCCATCAGTTTTAAGAACTTTAAGACATCTCTATTTTGCAAAATATGAGCCGTCGGCCGATGGAGCATACTGGCTGGCTGACAAAGGTAATTTTGATATGCAGTTAACAGATGAGGCAAAAGCATCGGATGTACCAGAGTCTATTAAGCCACCATTGAAAGAAGAGGAACTTCCTACATTTCTTAAAGAGGATGATGTAGCAACGCTCTCAAAAATAGGTGAAGAAAGATTATATAATGTAGTTGATATTTCTTTAACAGAGCTTATGACACTTGAGGGCATGGAAGAGGATGTAGCAGTGAATATTAAAGAGTTGGTTGAGGAAAAAAAGATTACAACATTTGAAAAGCTGGCTGATTACTTTATATCATCAAAAGAGCAGATCCAGCAGTGGTCTAAATTTTTTCTAAAATAG
- a CDS encoding ATP-grasp domain-containing protein, translating into MSKRTIGMWMYSNSGGAKIEEKIVSKLKERDIEVITGLDLRFARGSKDGITCNATNVLDLDLFFSYNAGEQTVAQVYMYETINKYIPTINSYEAFALSEDKFKTNLALHYAGINTSDFFLCHRETPEYMVEKFKEWEKLVFKPVDGWGGNGMTLLESRQSLDTLMPSLNKSDMRHIYLEKFIENDFTDFRIDIVDGEFVSCYGRKASDREWRTNITSGGSIMLREANDEIVDIAKKATKALGMDIAGVDILYDKKEEKYVVLEVNGIPAFATPEQEKMGLDFNDKKIDLLVNLIDRKTKQKLGLKKW; encoded by the coding sequence ATGTCAAAAAGAACAATTGGTATGTGGATGTACAGTAATAGCGGCGGTGCTAAGATAGAGGAGAAAATTGTTTCTAAACTCAAAGAGAGAGACATAGAAGTGATTACCGGGCTGGATTTACGTTTTGCAAGAGGCTCAAAGGATGGGATAACTTGCAACGCTACAAATGTACTAGATTTAGACCTCTTTTTTTCATATAATGCTGGCGAACAAACTGTTGCACAGGTTTACATGTATGAAACTATTAATAAATATATACCGACCATAAACAGTTATGAGGCATTTGCTCTCTCAGAAGATAAGTTTAAAACTAATCTCGCACTTCATTATGCGGGAATAAATACTTCAGATTTCTTTTTATGCCATAGAGAAACACCAGAATACATGGTAGAAAAGTTTAAAGAGTGGGAGAAATTAGTTTTTAAACCAGTAGATGGGTGGGGCGGAAATGGAATGACTTTGCTTGAATCTCGTCAAAGTCTTGACACACTAATGCCCTCTTTAAATAAATCAGATATGAGACATATATATTTGGAGAAGTTTATAGAAAATGATTTTACAGATTTTCGAATTGATATTGTTGATGGTGAGTTTGTATCTTGTTATGGACGTAAGGCAAGTGACAGAGAGTGGAGAACAAACATAACAAGCGGAGGAAGCATAATGCTTCGAGAGGCGAATGATGAAATCGTTGATATTGCAAAAAAAGCAACTAAAGCTTTAGGGATGGATATTGCCGGTGTTGATATATTATATGATAAAAAAGAAGAAAAATATGTTGTTTTGGAAGTAAATGGAATTCCAGCATTTGCAACGCCAGAACAAGAAAAGATGGGTCTTGATTTTAATGACAAAAAAATAGACCTTTTAGTAAATCTAATAGATAGAAAAACAAAACAAAAACTAGGATTAAAGAAATGGTAA